From a single Lytechinus variegatus isolate NC3 chromosome 9, Lvar_3.0, whole genome shotgun sequence genomic region:
- the LOC121422154 gene encoding harmonin-like, with protein MDHAVTQDFNNRVRATLEYEKDQAQLYSQLKKYKQDRDVASLVNTLKDLLASPDRVNLFDDIRPFVSVNQQVEYNNLCPVPPSKKASLVHLTRRGAEPLGFKFRGGLEHGIGLFISEVTPGSQAELKGLRPGDEIIQVNGYNVSQVTHQEALAAMKLKKMLTLKIKGIGLVPIKDTGSDPVSWQFVKNRQRSPERSPVTEITPSSTRNIIAKERTVFVNLEGGQKLGCGISSGRTNRPGIFIHKVNPGTLAEKLGFQVGDQIKSVNSTSFDDVSHAEALMALKSSDHLNIVLKSWEEDAIQIEPVQPSPHIKDADVPMTTAVVSGSGTGDAIRAAGLEDEKPKPTPEPTEKQPEWWTKDPYSMFTTRQIDDRTLRRVEIVKDGPLEMYLEGGLNTPLLGKVVVAEVLEGGAVAKSGAISKGDQILMLEGKKLIDVTLEAAQVTFKEHMKGKLDGSQKLRMIIAVAPPKNYEDEVTFF; from the exons ATGGACCACGCAGTGACTCAGGATTTCAATAATAGG GTGAGGGCTACTCTTGAGTACGAGAAAGACCAGGCCCAGCTCTACTCACAACTCAAAAAATACAAGCA AGATCGCGATGTGGCTTCTCTAGTCAACACCCTAAAAGACCTTCTAGCCTCTCCTGATCGGGTCAACCTCTTCGATGACATACGACCTTTTGTGTCGGTCAACCAACAGGTGGAATACAATAATCTATGTCCAGTACCGCCAAG TAAGAAAGCTAGTCTTGTTCACCTGACCCGACGTGGCGCCGAACCTCTGGGGTTCAAGTTCCGAGGAGGTCTCGAACACGGGATAGGTCTGTTTATATCCGAGGTGACTCCGGGATCACAAGCAGAGCTCAAAGGCCTGAGG CCCGGTGATGAGATCATTCAAGTGAATGGGTACAATGTTTCTCAGGTCACCCACCAAGAGGCCCTAGCAGCCATGAAACTAAAGAAGATGCTAACACTCAAGATAAAAG GAATTGGATTGGTTCCCATCAAAGACACGGGGTCAGATCCTGTTTCATGGCAGTTTGTAAAAAACAGACAGCGTTCACCC GAGCGATCCCCAGTGACGGAGATTACCCCCTCTTCAACCCGCAACATCATCGCTAAGGAGCGCACCGTGTTCGTCAACCTAGAAGGGGGACAAAAATTAGGGTGTGGCATTAGCAGTGGTAGGACCAATCGACCTGGTATCTTCATACACAAGGTTAACCCAGGCACCCTGGCAGAGAAACTGGGATTCCAG GTAGGTGATCAGATCAAGTCTGTGAATTCGACAAGTTTCGATGACGTGTCCCACGCCGAGGCTCTGATGGCCCTAAAGAGCAGCGACCATCTCAACATCGTACTCAAGTCATGGGAG GAGGATGCAATCCAGATTGAACCAGTTCAACCATCCCCTCACATCAAGGATGCGGACGTTCCCATGACAACGGCGGTGGTATCCGGTAGCGGTACCGGGGATGCGATCCGGGCAGCCGGTTTAGAG GATGAAAAGCCAAAGCCGACACCAGAGCCTACTGAAAAACAGCCAGAATGGTGGACCAAAGACCCTTACTCCATG TTTACGACCCGTCAGATTGATGACCGAACACTAAGGAGGGTGGAGATCGTCAAGGATGGGCCACTCGAGATGTACCTAGAGGGGGGCTTGAATACACCCCTTCTTGGCAAAGTGGTGGTAGCAGAGGTGCTGGAAGGGGGCGCGGTCGCTAAGAGTG GAGCTATAAGCAAAGGTGATCAGATCTTGATGCTGGAGGGCAAGAAACTAATCGACGTCACCTTGGAAGCGGCCCAGGTAACATTCAAAGAACACATGAAAGGAAAACTCGAC GGATCTCAGAAACTCAGGATGATAATCGCTGTGGCACCTCCTAAAAATTATGAAGATGAAGT CACTTTCTTTTAG